Part of the Candidatus Aminicenantes bacterium genome is shown below.
CATTGAGGGAGGTCTGGTGCTTTCCGGAAGGGGTGGGGATTTCCAACTTACCGTCGGTCAGGATCTCTCGGTGGGATACAAATCCGACCAGCGTGAAATGGTGCACCTGTTCATTACGGAATCGTTCACTTTCCAGGTGCTGGATCCGGCGGCCGCGGTGGCATTGAAAACCTAGTCAAATTCAGGCTTCGATGCGCTGACCCGGGTGCCGCTGAATCCAGGCTGCACCCGGCAAACGCACATATCGCGGCAGGATGATCGACATTTTTTCCGCTGAGAAAAACCCCCCGCAAATGGCAGCGCAGTTTACGCACCTCAAGCCTGGATACGCGTTAATTTGGAACCATTGAGCATACCCGGGGAAAAGTCAGCCAAGACGGCAACATTGCCAAGGGGATGGGAAGCGCGCATCAACGCCCTGGAGCGATTGAAACCACCGTGCGCGAATTGTCCCCGTATCGCTGTTTTTGACCTGGACAACACACTGCTGATTCATGATGTGGGGGATGCCGTTTTCGCCCTATTGCGTCGTCGCTCGCTGGAAGGAAACTTGCCGGAGACTGCCGACCCAATGCCCTTTTCCTGGGCCCAATATGTCCACTTGCGCGAATCCGGCCAACCCCGGGAAGCCTATTGCCGCGTGGTTGCGGCAATGGCTGGATTGAGTGCCGCCACCGTAGCCGCAATCACCCGGGAAGTGATGAATTGGCCGACAGATGAACTGGAGGCCGAAGGCGTGCGCGTGCCCGTTCCCCGGCCGGACCCGGTAATGCTTCACCTGGTGCAACGCTTGCAACAAAGCAACTTTGACGTATTTGTAATTTCCGCCAGCAATCATATCACGGTCCGTACAGTTTCTTCCGAATTTCTGGGCATCCGTCCCGATCATGCCTGGGGAATCCGCTCCATTACCACTACCGGGCAGCAAGGCAAAAAGGTGTTCTCCGTCAAGTTGGCATCTCCCGTTCCATATGGAAAAGGCAAAGTCGATTTATTCCGGCTGAAATTGAAAAACTGCATACCCCTGGTGAGCGGCGGGGACAGTATTTCCGATATTCCTTTGCTCAACCTGACCTTCCGGACAGGCGTGGTATTCTGGGCCGGGGAACCGGACTTGCTTAACCAGACCCCATCCCCTTTTCGTTATCCCGCGAATGTATTCTATCACCGTTCCATGCGTTCTTGACATGCCCGGTTTTGAATGATAAAACCGTGCCATGACAACTGCGTTTGAAAGAGACCGAGAGGAACGGCAAGCCATCCGTCGTTATACCCGTCCGGCCTTGCTGGTGGGAATATCAGCCTTGATCACAGTGGTGGTTTACGCACTGCTGGCGCGACTCATCACCCCGGAACCACTTTTTTCCCCCCGAAAACTCGAAACCCTTTTCAGCATCGTCGTGCTGGTGATCACGCTCATCATGATCGTCATCCTGGCTGTACGAAAAACCGTCTATTACTCGTCCCGCCTCATCCGGGAAGGCATGAACATTGACGATGTCCTGCGCAAGTGGAACACTGTGGACATCGTCTTGATCGGCATTACTGAAACGATTCCCCTGTTGGGGCTGGCGCTTACCTGGATAGGAGTCCCTTTTGCGAGAACCTGGTTTATTTTCCTGGTCTCTGCGTTGCTGCTGGTGATCCTGATGCCCATGGGCATCAAGGTTCGAGGAAAACTGATGATTTTGCGCCAACAGCACCCTGATCTGAATGCATAGCCACCCCATCCCGGCTGTAGACGCAATCATTGCGGTGGAGGATGGGATTGTGCTTATTGAACGGCGTTTTCCACCTCACGGGTGGGCCCTTCCAGGAGGATTCATCGAAGTGGGAGAAACCGTGGAAACGGCAATCCGACGTGAAGTCAAAGAAGAAACCGGTTTGGAACTGAGTAACCTGGAGTTGTTCGGCGTTTATTCCGAACCCGATCGTGACCCCCGCCGTCACATCATTTCCATCGTGTTTACCGCCGGAGGTCACGGTGTACCCAGGGCCGGCGATGATGCCGGCCGCATTGTTGTGGTTCCGCCCCGATCCATCGACCGTCCACTGGCTTTTGACCATGAGCAAATCCTCCGCGATTACCTGAGAGCGGCAAATCAGAAAATCCGCTGAACCACTTTTCATTGTGCAACAAATAAGGGTATAATGTGAGTAACGTTGGAGAGAAAACAATGAAGAAACGGATTCTAGTGGTTGAATACGATGCCCAGACGGTGGATCTTATCCATGAAACCTTTCCCCAGCCGGTTTTTGACATCACGGTGGTGGACGAAGGGCAGAAAGCGCGCGACATTCTGGCCAAAAACTCTTTTGATTTGGTGATCACCGCGGCAATGCTTCCCAAATTCCATGGCTTCAACCTGTCCCAGTTCATTCATGAACAATATCCGAATATCCGCGTTATCATTATGAGTGGCATCTACAAGGAGATGGAGTACAAGCGCCAGGCCATCACCCAATACAATGCGGATGACTTCTTTCAAAAACCCCTGAATAAAGACACTTTGCGCCGCCGTGTTTTCGAGTTGCTGGAGCTTGACGCCACGGCCCAGTCCGCTTCAGAAGGCATTGCGACTACGGAGTTCCCGGTTTCGGATACGTCCAAGATGCCTGCCTTGACACAAGATCCATTGCCGGAATCCAATCGTTTCAGTTCCGATGATCTGTTCGGAGACATCATTGAGAAAGTTGAAACTGAAGATGACTCTGAAGTCGAAACGCCCCAGCAAAAACCCGTTCAAACGACGGCGGAGACAATCACCAGAAAGGATAAAAAGCCGGAACCTGAAGAGGAAGGCGTACTGGACCTGACGGATGCAGACATGGTCTCCGGTTCCCCCAAGACCATAAAAATGCCGGCCAGTCAGCCCCAGCCATCTTCGTTCAAAGCGATCACTTCCGATGACATCGACGCCAGCCTGAACAATCTGCTGAGCGACAAACAACCCAAAACCGCGGACACCAAACGATTCAAGAAGATCGAAGAAGATTTCTCTAAAAAGTTCGAAGACACCCTGTCCGGGTTGGGGCTGGATAAAAAACGCAAAAAACCGGATCCGGTTGCGGCTGATAAGTCGCAGTTCCCTTCAGCTCCAGCCCATGAACCGCCGGCCCCATCCGCGCCCCAGGTCGATCAACGAACCCAGGAAATGCCCAGAGCGGTGGAAGCACCCCCGCCCGTTAAAGCGCCTTCAAGCGAACTGGGGGATTACGACATCCTGGGCCTGATTGCCCGTGGGGGAATGGCCGAAATCTACAAGGCCAAGAAAAAAGGCGTCAAGGGATTCGAAAAAGTACTGGCCATCAAGAAAATCCTTTCCGGTTATGGCCAGGACGACAAATACATCGAGATGTTCGTTGATGAGGCAAAGATCGCCGCTGAACTTACCCACCCCAACATCGTCCAAATCTACGATCTCGGCAAGAAAGACGACTACTATTTTATTGCCATGGAGTACGTCCAAGGCAAGGATTTGCGTGTGATTCTGAAACGCATCGCCGGCCGGGAGCGCGTGTTTCCAGAAGAACTGTCCGTCTATTTGACCATCAAAGTGCTCGAAGCCCTGAATTACGCCCATTCCGCCAAAGACAGCAAGGGAAGCAATCTGGATATCGTACACCGTGACATCTCTCCTCCCAACATCATGATCTCTTATGGGGGCGAAGTGAAACTCACCGATTTCGGGGTTTCCAAGGCCACTATTAAAGTTCACCAGACCCTGTCCGGAGCGCTTAAGGGAAAACTTCTCTACATGTCGCCTGAACAGGCCCGCGCCGAGCGTGACATAGACCACCGTTCAGATATATATTCCGTGGGGATTATCCTCTTCGAATTGTTGACCGGGCAAAAACTCTTTATGGAAACTTCGGAAATGAAAGTCCTGAAACGAGTGCAACAAGGCCAGATTACGCCTCCATCCGAAACAGGCGTTGCCATCGACCCGGAGCTGGAGCGCATCCTCCTGAAATCCTTGAGCCTGGAACGTGAAGAGCGCTACCAATCCGCATCCGATATGTTGTCTGACCTGGAGTCCTACCTGCTGTCAATGTACGACCACATTCCCGGTTATCTCCATCTGGCCCATTTTATGAACGATCTGTTTGGGGAAGACATGTCCCGGGAAGGTGTTAAGCTGGCGCTCAAACCATTGCCCTACAGCATCAAGCGCTTGCCGCGAAAACTCAGTGAACCGAGACCTCCCGAGGAAGAGGAAAAAGGGGATGATCTTCGTGTTGAAACCACACGTCCGGAAGAACTCCCTCCAGTCGGCGAATCAATGACTTCCGCTGAGATGGAAAGCGAATCCCCATCCGAGCCCGAAATCGAATTCCTGACCCTGGATGAAGAAGACGAGTTGCCGCAACCTCCCATGGAAAAATATACTCCGGAACAGGCGAAAACAGAAGCGCCTGAACCTCCTCCCGGTGTCCAGGAAGTGGAAGAAAAAGAAGCGCCTTTTCAAACCCAAGCAATGCCGCCTGAAGCCCCTGGACTACCGGAAACGCCCGCATTGGATGAGGAACCTGAAGAGGAATCACGCGATTCTCAGACGCTCGAAAAAACACCTGATCCCGGCAGTGTCGTCAAGACTGAAGGTGAGCGTCGCCCCACTTTTGAAATCAAATTGGAAGATGAGCTTCCGGAATCAGAGAGCGTTGAGGGAACCCTTCAAATTGATGAAGAACTGGCTGCCCTGAATAAGACGTCCCGGCGCCGCAGCTGGAATTTCCTCCTGGTGCTTTTGGTACTCGCCGCCGTAGCAGCCGGTGTGGTCTGGCTCATGATGAACCGTACAGGAGAACCGCAAACGGAATTGACACCTCCCGCCACTGAGATCAGCCGCACAGAGTCGGCTACCCCACAGGAAACGCCTGATGAGATGGAATCCCAGGCACTTGATAACTCAACCGAAGCGGACATCCTTGATGGGGTGCTTGCATCAACGGTAGCGGAGGAAGGGACGGAATCCGCACCCGAGGATACCCGGGCCGAAGATGCGCCGCTCCCATCCAAACCCGAAATCAGCAACCGGGGAAAAACCCGAACCGAAGAAAAACCACGCGCCGTGGTACCAGATCCAAAAACACAGGCCTCCCAAGTATCCGAGCCCGTGCGCCGGGAAACCCCGCCTGAAAAGGTTAGCGCCCGCGAAGAAGCGCAGACCCGAAAACAAACCGCTTCTTCGCCCCAAACTGAAACCGTATCCACAACCGCGGCCAAACCGCCGGCGAAAGAAGAGAAGTCTCAATCTACTGAAACAACCCAAACCCAGCCACCTACAGAAACAAAACCGGAAGATCCACTTGAATCTCCCCCCGAAGAGAAGTCCACTGAGCAGCCCCCGGCAGCCAAAGAAGCTCCACCCCAGGAAATTGTCCGCGAAGGTCGGATCGCATCCAGTGTAGACACCATGCCCGTGGCCATTTCCACGCCTTATCCGGAGTTGAGCCGCCGTTCCCTGCGCGGGCTGAAAAGTGGTGCCACCGTAGTAATCAGTTTCCTTGTGAACCACCTCGGCAAAGTGGAGCGCATTAAGTTTATCCGTCGCTCCGGCTCACCGGAAATCGACATGGAGATCGCGCGCGCCGTTTCCAGCTGGACCTATCGCCCGGCTGTCAAACAGGGCAAGAAAGTCAAATTATGGCAGACCAAATCAATCGCCGTAAAAAAATAAGGAGAGAAAGATGCCAGAACTGAAAAGCGAAGACAAGTCCTTCTACGAATCCACCATGAAGGAAGCCAAGAAAAAAATCGAGATAATCGATGCCAAGGTTGAAGAAGAGTTGGCCAGGGTCAAACAGTTGATCAGCGAACTCCAGGAACAAAAGAAGGCCGTGCGCCAGATCTACGACGGCGCCGCCGTGATCCTCAACGCCCCCAACGAATTCGAAGAAGAGGAAAACGTCGACTAAAAATCCGGGTCAATCCACGTTTTATGAACTATACAGAGGCCCTGCAGTACCTGGATTCCGTCCGTGACCAGGGCGCCAAGCTCGAACTGAAAAACGTTCGGGATTTGATCCGCAACCTGCCTTTTGACCTTTCGTCCACCGATTTTATCCAGGTGGCCGGCACCAACGGCAAGGGTTCCACCAGCCATTTTGCGGCGGCCATCCTGAACGCATCCGGTTTGCGTACCGGCCTGTTCACTTCCCCCCACCTGCAGACCATCCGGGAGCGCATTGCGGTAGACGGCGATCCCATTAAGCCCCAGGAGTTTGCCCGCTCCCTGAGCGCCGTACGCGATATTTCCCTGGACCTGGTCCAGAGAGGAAAGGTCTCAAACATGCCGACTTTCTTTGAGCATCTATTCCTGACCGCCATTCACCACTTTCATTCATCTCAAGTAGAGGTGGCGGTTATGGAAGTGGGATTGGGGGGCAGACTGGATGCCACCACCTCTTTGGATCCGCTGGTGACCGCCATCACCAATATTTCCCGCGATCATACCAAAACATTGGGGCCACGCATCCGGGATATCGCACGCGAGAAGGCTGGAATCATTAAAAGCGGGACCCCATTGGTGTGCGGCTGCCCCAAATCAACAGTCGGTCAT
Proteins encoded:
- a CDS encoding bacteriocin, yielding IEGGLVLSGRGGDFQLTVGQDLSVGYKSDQREMVHLFITESFTFQVLDPAAAVALKT
- a CDS encoding NUDIX hydrolase, whose protein sequence is MHSHPIPAVDAIIAVEDGIVLIERRFPPHGWALPGGFIEVGETVETAIRREVKEETGLELSNLELFGVYSEPDRDPRRHIISIVFTAGGHGVPRAGDDAGRIVVVPPRSIDRPLAFDHEQILRDYLRAANQKIR
- a CDS encoding response regulator — translated: MKKRILVVEYDAQTVDLIHETFPQPVFDITVVDEGQKARDILAKNSFDLVITAAMLPKFHGFNLSQFIHEQYPNIRVIIMSGIYKEMEYKRQAITQYNADDFFQKPLNKDTLRRRVFELLELDATAQSASEGIATTEFPVSDTSKMPALTQDPLPESNRFSSDDLFGDIIEKVETEDDSEVETPQQKPVQTTAETITRKDKKPEPEEEGVLDLTDADMVSGSPKTIKMPASQPQPSSFKAITSDDIDASLNNLLSDKQPKTADTKRFKKIEEDFSKKFEDTLSGLGLDKKRKKPDPVAADKSQFPSAPAHEPPAPSAPQVDQRTQEMPRAVEAPPPVKAPSSELGDYDILGLIARGGMAEIYKAKKKGVKGFEKVLAIKKILSGYGQDDKYIEMFVDEAKIAAELTHPNIVQIYDLGKKDDYYFIAMEYVQGKDLRVILKRIAGRERVFPEELSVYLTIKVLEALNYAHSAKDSKGSNLDIVHRDISPPNIMISYGGEVKLTDFGVSKATIKVHQTLSGALKGKLLYMSPEQARAERDIDHRSDIYSVGIILFELLTGQKLFMETSEMKVLKRVQQGQITPPSETGVAIDPELERILLKSLSLEREERYQSASDMLSDLESYLLSMYDHIPGYLHLAHFMNDLFGEDMSREGVKLALKPLPYSIKRLPRKLSEPRPPEEEEKGDDLRVETTRPEELPPVGESMTSAEMESESPSEPEIEFLTLDEEDELPQPPMEKYTPEQAKTEAPEPPPGVQEVEEKEAPFQTQAMPPEAPGLPETPALDEEPEEESRDSQTLEKTPDPGSVVKTEGERRPTFEIKLEDELPESESVEGTLQIDEELAALNKTSRRRSWNFLLVLLVLAAVAAGVVWLMMNRTGEPQTELTPPATEISRTESATPQETPDEMESQALDNSTEADILDGVLASTVAEEGTESAPEDTRAEDAPLPSKPEISNRGKTRTEEKPRAVVPDPKTQASQVSEPVRRETPPEKVSAREEAQTRKQTASSPQTETVSTTAAKPPAKEEKSQSTETTQTQPPTETKPEDPLESPPEEKSTEQPPAAKEAPPQEIVREGRIASSVDTMPVAISTPYPELSRRSLRGLKSGATVVISFLVNHLGKVERIKFIRRSGSPEIDMEIARAVSSWTYRPAVKQGKKVKLWQTKSIAVKK